The Ascochyta rabiei chromosome 5, complete sequence genome has a segment encoding these proteins:
- a CDS encoding 5-methyltetrahydropteroyltriglutamate--homocysteine S-methyltransferase, which yields MPLPYGVYRADHVGSFLRPKAVLDARQKVAEGSLSASELRKIEDEAVSKVAQQQIENGLRSVTDGEFRRAYFHLDFLKHLAGIEEKGQVGNIRHKDGFSPPTLVVKGKLGHPEAIQVDDFNFLEQAIKQNGGAATTKVCIPSPTMVHFRGGRASIDISAYPDLDVFFEDLARVYQEELDSLYKAGCRFVQLDDTNLAYLCDPDMRKAAETERNEDLSVLPKKYAELINKAISKRPSDMKIGIHLCRGNYRSKWFASGGYEPVAEVLFKELNVDAYFLEYDDARSGDFSPLRHLPEHKVVVLGVMSSKKNELDDKEDIIKRLKEAASIAPKGLDQLCLSHQCGFSSTAEGNELTEEEQWAKVRLEVEIAKQVWGDDLSQ from the coding sequence ATGCCTCTCCCTTACGGCGTCTACCGCGCCGACCACGTCGGATCCTTCCTGCGCCCCAAGGCCGTCCTCGACGCGCGCCAGAAGGTCGCAGAAGGCTCTCTCTCCGCCTCCGAGCTCCGCAAGATCGAAGACGAGGCTGTTTCCAAGGTCGCGCAGCAGCAGATTGAGAATGGCCTCCGCTCCGTCACAGACGGCGAGTTCCGCCGCGCCTACTTCCACCTCGACTTCCTCAAGCACCTAGCGGGTATCGAGGAGAAGGGCCAGGTCGGCAACATCAGGCACAAGGATGGCTTCAGCCCGCCAACTCTTGTTGTAAAGGGCAAGCTGGGCCACCCCGAGGCGATCCAGGTCGACGACTTCAACTTCCTCGAACAGGCAATCAAGCAGAACGGCGGCGCTGCAACAACGAAGGTGTGCATCCCCTCGCCCACAATGGTGCACTTCCGCGGTGGACGCGCCAGCATCGACATCTCCGCATACCCGGACCTTGATGTCTTCTTCGAGGACCTCGCCCGCGTCTACCAGGAAGAGCTAGACTCTCTGTACAAGGCTGGGTGTCGCTTTGTCCAGCTCGATGACACCAACCTCGCGTACCTGTGCGACCCGGACATGCGCAAAGCCGCCGAGACAGAGCGCAACGAGGACCTATCCGTGCTGCCGAAGAAATACGCCGAGCTGATCAACAAGGCCATCAGCAAGAGGCCGAGCGACATGAAGATCGGTATCCATCTCTGCAGGGGCAACTACCGCTCCAAGTGGTTCGCGAGCGGCGGCTACGAGCCCGTCGCCGAAGTCCTTTTCAAGGAGCTCAACGTCGACGCCTACTTCCTCGAATACGACGATGCACGCAGCGGCGACTTCAGCCCCCTGAGGCACCTGCCCGAGCACAAGGTCGTTGTGCTGGGCGTGATGAGCTCCAAGAAGAACGAGCTCGACGACAAGGAGGACATCATCAAGAGGCTCAAGGAGGCGGCGTCTATCGCGCCCAAGGGCCTCGACCAGCTGTGCTTGTCCCACCAGTGCGGATTCAGTTCGACCGCCGAGGGCAACGAGCTGACCGAGGAGGAGCAGTGGGCCAAGGTCAGGCTGGAAGTCGAGATTGCCAAGCAGGTCTGGGGCGATGACTTGAGCCAGTAG
- a CDS encoding Acylglycerol lipase: MSQPTTPELKHETVTLSTGSVSHIWRTQATTARAIIVIQHGFCEYAERYVDSHHSLVREFNATGYTVYALDMWGHGRSPGTRGVTHIGKAVQDHVELRRLASKEKVPIFLFAHSLGGLVTAGSVTVDPENLNGVVMTGPALPDLIPSIARAAVGALARTIPTVSVPMPSASLDGLTRDQEEIKRFTADPLVTRRQIPFLLAATALDTMQQINDGFKKWTVPILVLHGTADTYTEWKGSEKFVNGIASEDKTFRKYEDGRHELLLDPPCADEVLKEILGWIEKHV; the protein is encoded by the coding sequence ATGTCGCAACCTACAACTCCGGAACTGAAGCACGAGACTGTCACTCTTTCGACTGGCTCGGTGTCACACATCTGGCGGACCCAAGCAACAACTGCGCGCGCAATAATAGTAATCCAGCATGGCTTCTGCGAGTACGCTGAACGATACGTGGACTCACACCACAGCCTCGTCCGCGAATTCAACGCAACTGGCTACACCGTTTACGCACTGGACATGTGGGGCCACGGACGGTCACCAGGCACTCGAGGAGTGACACACATAGGAAAAGCTGTTCAAGACCACGTTGAGCTGCGGAGACTCGCCAGCAAAGAGAAAGTGCCCATTTTTCTGTTCGCACACTCTCTCGGTGGACTCGTCACAGCGGGGAGCGTAACCGTGGACCCTGAGAACCTTAACGGAGTCGTGATGACGGGCCCAGCATTGCCGGATCTCATCCCAAGCATCGCAAGAGCTGCGGTGGGGGCTTTGGCGAGGACCATTCCAACCGTCTCTGTCCCCATGCCCAGTGCATCGCTCGACGGCCTTACTAGGGACCAGGAGGAGATCAAACGGTTCACCGCAGACCCGCTCGTGACCCGACGGCAGATTCCGTTTCTGCTAGCGGCGACGGCTCTCGATACCATGCAGCAGATCAATGACGGGTTCAAGAAGTGGACAGTGCCAATTTTGGTGCTTCACGGCACTGCCGACACGTATACGGAGTGGAAGGGGAGCGAGAAATTTGTCAATGGGATCGCGTCCGAGGATAAGACGTTTCGAAAGTACGAAGATGGGAGACATGAGTTGTTGCTGGACCCGCCATGTGCGGACGAGGTATTGAAGGAGATACTTGGATGGATAGAGAAGCACGTGTGA
- a CDS encoding Transcription initiation factor TFIID subunit 9: protein MASPAPDTNGISTPPATASAAHTNSPPASQPQPQSAAQPTAQPTSASTAYPSTSLLDTGTSKRPRDARLIHLLLANMGVTAYTERVPLQLLDFAYRYTSGVLTDALAYEPPVPSSLPQSEKKKRDPTAEEGISLNALRTSVAGRAAVMGGSGGSSAGLGKEFLAEIAMERNRVALPRVEREFGLRLPPERYCFTGVGWGVKEAWEAEEDVESDEDMEGVAAGGPVGGGAVADGFGAPVEADTEMGGMDEEVDEDEFEEVMG from the coding sequence ATGGCGTCGCCCGCGCCTGACACCAACGGCATATCCACACCCCCCGCGACCGCCAGCGCAGCCCACACCAACTCCCCGCCCGCATCCCAACCGCAACCTCAATCCGCTGCCCAGCCCACCGCACAACCCACATCCGCGTCGACTGCGTACCCCTCGACCTCGCTCCTCGACACAGGGACCTCGAAGCGTCCACGTGACGCGCGCCTCATCCACCTGCTGCTCGCCAACATGGGCGTAACAGCGTACACGGAGCGGGTCCCCCTCCAGCTGCTCGACTTCGCCTACCGCTACACATCCGGCGTGCTGACCGACGCGCTGGCGTATGAGCCGCCCGTCCCGTCGTCCCTACCGCAGagcgagaagaagaagcgcgACCCCACGGCCGAAGAGGGCATCAGTCTCAACGCGCTGCGCACCAGCGTCGCGGGCCGCGCGGCCGTCATGggcggcagcggcggcagcagcgccGGGCTGGGCAAGGAGTTCCTGGCCGAGATTGCCATGGAGCGGAACCGCGTTGCGCTGCCGCGGGTGGAGCGCGAGTTTGGCCTTCGGTTGCCGCCTGAGCGGTACTGTTTCACGGGCGTCGGGTGGGGGGTCAAGGAGGCGTGGGAAGCCGAGGAAGACGTCGAGAGCGACGAGGACATGGAGGGCGTTGCTGCCGGCGGTCCCGTGGGCGGTGGGGCGGTCGCTGACGGCTTCGGCGCGCCGGTCGAGGCGGATACAGAGATGGGCGGCATGGATGAGGAGGTCGATGAGGATGAGTTCGAGGAGGTCATGGGCTGA